One genomic segment of Catalinimonas alkaloidigena includes these proteins:
- the parS gene encoding antitoxin Xre/MbcA/ParS toxin-binding domain-containing protein, with the protein MYAHEISSIVELDELAKIESPYDLVRLARRGVTRNTLKTVSQILGVPLKELIPKLPIGERTLQRYTEQQYLPSHVSEQIIQWAQVALFGRSVFATPSVFQHWMQTSNRALGNVKPADLLDTRQGAELLLQLLGQIEHGVYR; encoded by the coding sequence ATGTATGCACATGAAATAAGCTCCATCGTTGAGTTGGATGAACTGGCAAAAATTGAAAGCCCTTATGATCTGGTTCGTCTGGCACGTCGAGGAGTGACACGCAATACCTTAAAGACTGTAAGTCAGATTTTAGGTGTTCCCCTCAAAGAGTTGATACCTAAGCTTCCGATTGGCGAACGCACCCTACAGCGTTATACGGAGCAGCAGTATCTACCTTCACATGTAAGTGAACAAATCATTCAGTGGGCGCAGGTAGCGCTCTTTGGCAGGTCGGTTTTTGCTACTCCCTCTGTCTTTCAGCATTGGATGCAGACTTCCAATCGTGCACTGGGAAATGTAAAGCCTGCAGACTTGCTGGATACCCGGCAGGGGGCTGAATTATTATTACAACTTTTAGGACAGATAGAACACGGGGTATATCGTTAA
- a CDS encoding RES family NAD+ phosphorylase yields the protein MYIYRLCKAQFTALDGYGAFLYGGRWNLPGKAVVYTAENRALAALEFLVGVEHHRQLGELTMLTIEVPDNVKKETIGIKNLPDGWWEFPAPQSVARLGEAWLEKGKFCVLKVPSVHIPDEYNYLINPRHPDFGKISVAEQKPFGFDHRLMR from the coding sequence ATGTATATTTATAGATTGTGTAAAGCGCAGTTCACTGCACTAGACGGATACGGAGCATTTCTGTACGGAGGACGATGGAATTTACCCGGCAAAGCTGTGGTCTACACTGCAGAAAACAGGGCATTAGCAGCATTAGAATTTCTGGTAGGAGTGGAACACCACCGGCAGTTGGGAGAACTTACGATGCTCACCATTGAAGTGCCTGACAATGTAAAAAAAGAGACCATTGGCATAAAAAATTTGCCCGATGGATGGTGGGAGTTTCCTGCTCCGCAAAGTGTAGCCAGGCTAGGGGAGGCCTGGTTGGAAAAAGGAAAGTTTTGCGTGCTCAAGGTGCCTTCAGTTCATATTCCTGATGAGTATAACTATTTGATCAACCCGCGCCACCCTGATTTTGGAAAGATATCAGTAGCAGAACAAAAACCATTTGGTTTTGACCACCGACTGATGCGATGA
- a CDS encoding amidohydrolase — translation MRKLYSLILLLFLIHTTQAQKSTVAQVEAFTAENYASLDQLYKHLHQNPELSSQEEKTSNLIAEELKSLGFEVQEKLGMHNLAGVFKNGDGPTVLIRADMDALPLEEKTGLPYASTAKGNNPAGEEVSVMHACGHDIHMTVFIGTARALVEMKDQWKGTLVMVAQSAEETGFGADALFKANLYDKIPLPDYAIALHDNASLPAGTIGYRSGNFMASVDMVDITVHGEGGHGAAPHTTKDPIVLSAEMITAFQTIVSREINPIEPAVVTVGSIHGGTVHNIIPDQVKMQLTLRSYSQEVRDQTVAALQRITKNMAGMAGLPEEKYPEISIRDPQTPATINDPALTERLVGVFKQNFGEENVVETAPNMVGEDFSRFGLQEKDVPICMFWLGAVDPAKVRAAQENGTSLPSLHSPNYAPLPEPTIKTGVKAMSAAALELLN, via the coding sequence ATGAGAAAACTATACTCCTTAATCTTACTATTATTTCTGATTCATACTACCCAGGCACAGAAATCAACCGTAGCACAGGTAGAAGCCTTTACTGCTGAAAACTATGCCTCACTGGATCAGCTATATAAACATTTACACCAAAACCCGGAGTTGTCATCCCAGGAGGAGAAGACTTCAAATTTAATTGCTGAAGAGCTCAAAAGCCTGGGTTTTGAAGTCCAGGAAAAACTGGGCATGCATAACCTGGCAGGAGTTTTCAAAAATGGAGATGGCCCAACGGTTCTGATCAGAGCAGATATGGATGCTCTGCCATTGGAAGAAAAAACCGGTTTACCCTATGCCAGTACAGCGAAAGGAAATAATCCTGCGGGAGAAGAAGTATCAGTCATGCATGCCTGTGGACATGATATTCATATGACTGTCTTCATAGGTACGGCACGTGCGCTGGTAGAAATGAAAGACCAGTGGAAAGGCACCCTAGTAATGGTTGCACAATCAGCGGAAGAGACGGGTTTTGGGGCGGATGCATTGTTTAAAGCCAATTTGTACGATAAAATTCCACTACCAGACTATGCCATTGCCCTGCATGACAATGCTTCTTTGCCTGCGGGTACTATAGGGTATCGATCCGGCAACTTTATGGCTAGCGTTGACATGGTAGATATTACTGTGCATGGTGAAGGAGGACACGGAGCAGCGCCCCATACTACCAAAGATCCTATTGTACTCAGCGCCGAAATGATCACGGCTTTTCAGACTATTGTCAGTCGGGAAATTAATCCGATTGAGCCGGCGGTAGTAACGGTAGGATCAATCCACGGTGGTACAGTACATAACATTATTCCCGACCAGGTGAAAATGCAGCTTACACTTCGTTCTTACTCACAGGAAGTAAGAGATCAGACGGTGGCAGCATTGCAGCGTATTACAAAAAATATGGCTGGCATGGCAGGTTTACCTGAAGAAAAATATCCTGAAATCAGCATACGTGACCCTCAAACACCCGCCACTATAAATGACCCTGCACTTACGGAAAGGTTGGTAGGTGTTTTCAAACAGAACTTTGGTGAAGAAAATGTGGTGGAGACTGCTCCCAATATGGTAGGTGAGGATTTCAGTCGTTTTGGCCTGCAGGAAAAAGATGTACCCATCTGTATGTTTTGGTTAGGTGCTGTAGATCCGGCCAAAGTAAGAGCAGCACAGGAAAATGGTACTTCTCTGCCTTCGTTACACTCACCAAATTACGCGCCTTTACCTGAGCCTACGATCAAGACTGGCGTTAAAGCCATGAGCGCTGCTGCTTTGGAACTATTGAATTGA
- a CDS encoding prolyl oligopeptidase family serine peptidase → MKNTLALMLCLTAGGLWAQNNEPDENRWTPEDIINTERMQEVQISPNEQMVVWTKEKGEKEKDKFVSDIYLTRLDVQKDGEYLTIPMTNGDEDDYSPLFSQDSETLYFLSSREKGKKLWSMSIYGGEPKEVHEFENGISDINLLNDSTLTFTSNDGKTLYEQKLEEKKDNTIIVEDTVHWTNQKVYAFNLKDKSIKRLTDNEHPVSQYAISRDGRWMITGLTMSPHYASDAQPKGEYYLYDLESGEKTKVLENLQTPGNFKFTSDHQGFYFTAEHSSDPEWNGAGITELYYYLLDEQAYDKVDLDWEWGLGGDFALTSDGLLAHLAHGATRKLAYFQKDESSWSQQLITLNGMEQHLSFFETSKDGKKLVFDYSTASKLPKYYVADIQHKRNKAVVANYDELVKLNQKLQKKPIARAEIFRWQGYNDEEVNGILIYPENYEEGKKYPLVLSIHGGPSGVDLDLWTERWSTYPNIMSQRGAFVLKPNYHGSSNHGLAFVESIKKNYYEPELVDIMNAVDELVDKGLVDEDKLGVMGWSNGAILTTMLTVRYPDKFKVAAPGAGDVNWTSDFGTCRFGVSFDQSYFGGAPWDDVNGKFYNENYIIKSPLFEMEKVKTPTIIFHGSEDRAVPRDQGWEYYRALQQNDKAPVRFVWFPDQPHGLKKITHQLRKMNEELDWFDQYLFKNYEKKNEALKSESPIAMLLKKEKVAKEGALYGKLYQDKLIPEVVSLGEDTISLGRFEVTNAQYQAYKTDHKFDPTESNFALHNVSKGEAEAYLAWLSELTGESYRLPNVKEATKWHELGRKNAEKENTLNFWAGFDITLEEVSLLQEKIDEAKPLLLKAVGSHPPLKLEKAEVYDLGGNVSEYHSEGETYGYSAYDYADPSNVEVHSDQAYRGFRIVKESQ, encoded by the coding sequence ATGAAAAACACATTGGCACTAATGCTGTGCCTTACAGCAGGAGGGCTGTGGGCGCAGAATAACGAGCCTGATGAAAATCGCTGGACTCCCGAAGACATCATCAATACCGAACGGATGCAGGAAGTACAGATCTCTCCGAATGAGCAGATGGTGGTCTGGACCAAGGAGAAAGGGGAAAAGGAAAAAGATAAGTTTGTCAGCGATATTTACCTCACCCGACTGGATGTACAAAAGGATGGGGAATATCTCACCATTCCCATGACTAATGGAGATGAGGATGATTATTCCCCCTTGTTCTCTCAGGATAGTGAAACGCTCTACTTTCTTTCTTCCCGAGAAAAAGGTAAAAAGCTGTGGTCCATGAGTATCTATGGGGGTGAACCAAAAGAAGTGCATGAATTTGAAAATGGAATTTCCGATATCAATTTGCTGAATGACAGCACACTCACTTTCACTTCAAACGATGGTAAAACACTGTACGAACAAAAGCTGGAAGAGAAAAAAGACAATACGATCATCGTAGAAGATACGGTACACTGGACTAACCAAAAAGTGTATGCGTTTAACCTAAAAGACAAATCCATAAAGAGACTGACTGACAACGAGCATCCTGTAAGCCAGTACGCGATTTCCAGGGATGGACGTTGGATGATTACTGGTTTGACAATGAGTCCACACTACGCGTCTGATGCCCAGCCCAAAGGTGAGTATTATTTATATGACCTGGAAAGTGGAGAAAAGACCAAAGTGCTGGAGAATTTACAAACACCTGGCAATTTTAAATTTACTTCTGACCATCAGGGATTTTATTTCACAGCCGAACATTCTAGTGACCCTGAGTGGAATGGAGCAGGGATAACTGAATTGTATTATTATTTATTGGATGAGCAAGCGTACGATAAGGTAGATTTAGATTGGGAATGGGGCTTAGGAGGGGACTTTGCATTGACTTCCGACGGTTTGCTGGCTCATCTGGCTCATGGAGCTACCCGTAAACTGGCTTATTTTCAAAAAGATGAGAGTAGCTGGAGTCAGCAACTCATCACACTGAATGGCATGGAACAACACCTGAGCTTCTTTGAAACATCAAAAGATGGTAAAAAACTGGTTTTTGATTATTCTACCGCATCTAAGCTGCCCAAATATTATGTGGCTGACATTCAGCATAAAAGAAACAAGGCTGTTGTCGCAAATTATGATGAGCTGGTAAAGCTGAACCAAAAACTACAAAAAAAGCCAATTGCGCGTGCAGAGATCTTCCGCTGGCAGGGTTATAATGATGAAGAAGTAAACGGCATACTGATTTACCCGGAAAATTATGAAGAGGGTAAAAAATATCCTCTGGTACTTTCCATTCATGGTGGCCCCTCCGGTGTAGACCTTGACCTGTGGACCGAACGCTGGTCTACCTATCCCAACATCATGTCGCAGCGAGGTGCTTTTGTACTCAAGCCTAATTATCATGGTTCTTCCAATCATGGTCTGGCGTTCGTGGAATCTATCAAGAAGAATTACTATGAGCCCGAACTGGTAGACATTATGAATGCGGTAGATGAACTGGTTGACAAAGGATTGGTGGATGAGGACAAACTAGGGGTGATGGGTTGGTCCAATGGAGCTATTCTAACTACCATGCTGACCGTTCGCTATCCAGATAAGTTCAAAGTTGCTGCTCCCGGAGCCGGTGATGTAAACTGGACCTCCGATTTCGGTACCTGCCGCTTTGGCGTTTCTTTTGACCAAAGCTATTTTGGTGGCGCCCCCTGGGATGATGTAAATGGTAAATTTTACAATGAAAATTATATCATCAAGTCACCACTTTTTGAGATGGAAAAGGTGAAAACCCCAACCATTATTTTTCATGGAAGTGAAGATCGGGCAGTACCTCGGGATCAGGGCTGGGAATATTATCGCGCATTACAGCAGAATGATAAAGCTCCTGTTCGCTTTGTCTGGTTTCCTGACCAGCCACATGGCTTAAAGAAAATAACACATCAGTTAAGAAAAATGAATGAAGAACTGGATTGGTTTGATCAATATCTCTTTAAGAATTATGAAAAGAAAAATGAAGCACTCAAATCCGAAAGTCCTATAGCTATGCTCCTGAAGAAGGAAAAAGTAGCGAAAGAGGGCGCGTTGTACGGTAAGCTTTACCAGGACAAGTTGATACCGGAAGTAGTGTCTCTGGGTGAAGATACTATCTCATTGGGTCGCTTTGAAGTAACCAATGCTCAGTATCAGGCATACAAAACTGACCATAAGTTTGATCCAACGGAATCCAACTTCGCACTACATAACGTAAGTAAAGGGGAAGCAGAAGCTTACCTGGCATGGTTGAGTGAACTAACGGGGGAAAGTTATCGTCTGCCCAATGTCAAGGAGGCGACAAAGTGGCATGAATTAGGCCGTAAAAATGCTGAGAAGGAGAATACATTGAACTTTTGGGCAGGATTTGACATTACGCTTGAAGAAGTTTCACTGCTTCAGGAAAAAATTGATGAAGCTAAGCCCTTGCTGCTTAAAGCAGTCGGGAGTCATCCTCCTCTCAAACTTGAGAAAGCAGAAGTATATGACCTCGGGGGAAATGTATCAGAATATCATTCGGAAGGAGAAACCTACGGGTATAGCGCTTATGATTATGCTGACCCTAGTAATGTAGAAGTACATTCCGATCAAGCATATCGCGGTTTCAGGATCGTGAAAGAATCTCAATAA
- a CDS encoding pyridoxal phosphate-dependent aminotransferase, translating into MSTNINRRHWLKSSALMAGAFLGNPFEFTQPAHAATVSKLASPNASPWDFENMKARLTSNENPFGPSPKAQKVMMDAIKDSWMYAKLGKDELKKMIADMWGVTEDHVILGAGSTELLMAAAQYYGKKGNKILGADLTYMSLIRRACNDYGAELVTAPLDTDLDYDFNRMMDQVKDDINLVYICNPNNPTGRLTDTASLKSFCAEASKKKPIFIDEAYIDYQKDAPSKSMISLVKEGKDVIVARTFSKVHAMAGLRIGYCIASPENIKKLELFATDGNGLARPSAYGAIETLKDEAFMDYSRKMNAESKDMLYKTLTDAGYEYIPSDTNFVLFPIRMDGDRFVLEMMKRGVGLKRVHFRNQHYCRVSIGTKENMETFAEAFSELS; encoded by the coding sequence ATGTCAACCAATATTAACCGCCGTCACTGGTTGAAATCTAGTGCACTTATGGCTGGAGCCTTCTTAGGTAATCCGTTTGAGTTTACACAACCTGCCCATGCTGCTACGGTAAGTAAGCTTGCCTCTCCAAATGCATCTCCCTGGGATTTTGAAAACATGAAGGCACGGCTAACTTCTAACGAAAATCCCTTTGGTCCTTCTCCAAAAGCGCAAAAAGTGATGATGGATGCAATCAAAGACAGCTGGATGTACGCTAAGCTTGGCAAAGACGAGTTGAAGAAAATGATTGCGGATATGTGGGGGGTTACCGAAGATCATGTGATTCTAGGGGCGGGCTCTACTGAACTACTGATGGCTGCCGCTCAGTATTATGGAAAAAAAGGCAATAAAATATTAGGAGCTGACCTGACCTATATGTCACTTATTCGTCGTGCCTGCAATGACTATGGTGCCGAACTGGTGACCGCTCCTCTGGACACTGATCTGGACTATGACTTCAACAGGATGATGGATCAGGTGAAGGACGATATTAACCTGGTGTATATTTGTAACCCTAACAATCCAACGGGTAGACTGACTGATACCGCTTCACTCAAATCTTTTTGCGCTGAAGCCTCCAAAAAGAAGCCGATTTTTATTGATGAGGCCTACATCGATTATCAGAAAGATGCTCCATCAAAATCTATGATCAGCCTGGTAAAAGAAGGAAAAGATGTGATTGTTGCCAGAACCTTTTCCAAAGTTCATGCTATGGCAGGTTTACGCATTGGTTATTGTATCGCTTCGCCTGAAAATATCAAGAAACTAGAGCTTTTTGCTACTGACGGAAATGGCTTAGCCCGCCCTTCAGCTTATGGAGCAATTGAGACACTCAAAGATGAGGCGTTTATGGATTATAGTCGTAAGATGAATGCTGAATCCAAAGACATGCTGTACAAAACTTTAACTGATGCCGGATACGAATACATACCTTCTGACACCAATTTTGTGCTCTTCCCTATCCGTATGGATGGAGATCGTTTTGTACTGGAAATGATGAAGAGAGGTGTTGGTCTAAAGCGGGTTCATTTCCGTAACCAGCATTACTGCCGTGTGAGTATTGGTACCAAAGAAAATATGGAAACTTTTGCGGAAGCATTCAGCGAGCTTTCCTAA
- a CDS encoding YheT family hydrolase has product MPWIQHSDYQAPYWLFNGHLQTIIPSQFRKVQDISYQRERFATPDDDFLLLDWSEIQSDKLVIISHGLEGDSQRPYIKGMVRAFNRAGWDALAWNFRGCGGEINHTLRFYHSGATDDLDLVIAHALRKKSYQNIVLVGFSLGGNLTLKYLGESGSQLRPVIKAGVAFSVPLDLHSCSQQISEPANFIYNRRFLRNLKLKVSQKVIKMPDDISTEHFDKIKTLLDFDDFYTAPIHGFQDALDYYSHCSSLYYLNDIRIPTLLVNAKNDPFLSDKCYPQQMLAAHPYIFLETPTQGGHVGFMPRGAKANDNYWSEKRALAFAASNLEGSHI; this is encoded by the coding sequence ATGCCCTGGATTCAACACTCTGATTACCAAGCACCTTACTGGCTTTTTAATGGTCACCTTCAGACCATTATTCCTTCTCAGTTTAGAAAAGTACAGGATATATCTTACCAAAGAGAACGCTTTGCTACTCCGGATGATGATTTTTTATTACTAGACTGGTCTGAGATACAGTCAGACAAACTAGTCATTATTTCTCATGGACTGGAAGGGGATAGTCAGCGGCCCTATATCAAAGGAATGGTTAGAGCTTTTAACCGTGCCGGATGGGATGCCCTGGCATGGAATTTCCGAGGATGTGGGGGAGAAATTAACCATACCCTCCGATTTTATCATAGCGGCGCTACTGATGATCTTGATCTGGTAATTGCCCATGCATTGAGAAAAAAAAGCTATCAAAATATTGTACTGGTAGGCTTCAGTCTGGGTGGTAATCTTACCCTCAAATACCTTGGAGAATCAGGCAGTCAATTGCGACCTGTGATTAAGGCAGGGGTTGCATTTTCCGTACCTCTGGATTTACATTCCTGCTCTCAACAAATCAGTGAGCCTGCCAACTTCATTTACAATCGTCGTTTCCTTCGTAATCTTAAGCTTAAAGTCAGCCAGAAGGTAATAAAGATGCCTGATGACATTTCTACCGAGCATTTTGATAAGATCAAAACACTTTTGGATTTTGATGATTTTTATACCGCTCCTATTCATGGGTTTCAGGATGCGCTGGACTATTACAGTCACTGTAGCAGTCTTTATTATCTGAATGACATCCGTATACCCACTTTACTGGTTAATGCGAAGAATGATCCTTTTCTCTCTGACAAGTGCTATCCTCAGCAAATGCTTGCTGCTCATCCCTATATTTTCCTTGAAACACCTACCCAGGGAGGTCATGTAGGCTTCATGCCAAGAGGTGCAAAGGCTAATGACAATTACTGGTCTGAAAAGCGAGCCCTCGCATTTGCCGCAAGTAATTTAGAAGGTTCTCATATCTGA
- a CDS encoding sodium:solute symporter family protein: MHIIDILIFVVYMVAMLGVGFFFFSKNEGTDDYYVGGRNMSSWHIGLSVVATDVGGGFSVGLGGLGFVMGLSGAWMLFTGLIGAWLAAVFLIPLIKGNPAFAKFYTFPQIFGHFYDKKTALLAGLISAVGYTGFTSSQILAGAKLASGTFVDLDMNMALWIMGAVAVIYTVLGGIKAVIYTDTVQWIILMSGLIFIALPVAYTAVGGWEAITATVAPEMLTFTNIRWQDLVNWGVTIIPIWFVAMTLYQRIYASRDEKTARKAWFLAGLFEWPIMAFMGVTLGLLAKVGADQGMFDYLGAANVSATDPETGLPMLLRTVLPVGLMGLVMSAYFSAVLSTADSCLMAASGNIVSDLLCRLLPINEEGKSFLLISQGVTFILGVLAVGLAWKMTNVLNLMLYSYAFLVSGLLIPVLGALFWNRGNPTAAFFSMLTGGCVTVGLSLVVSAEQMPFGLDANVFGIFAALLIFVVLSYVVPSNQTENKSLKYS, translated from the coding sequence ATGCATATTATTGATATCCTTATTTTTGTAGTCTACATGGTCGCCATGTTGGGCGTTGGTTTTTTCTTTTTTTCCAAAAACGAAGGTACTGACGATTATTATGTGGGAGGTAGAAATATGAGTAGCTGGCATATTGGATTGTCAGTGGTGGCTACCGATGTGGGCGGTGGGTTTTCTGTAGGCCTGGGCGGCCTGGGTTTTGTCATGGGATTATCGGGAGCCTGGATGCTATTTACCGGATTAATCGGGGCCTGGCTGGCTGCGGTCTTTCTCATTCCTTTGATCAAAGGAAATCCAGCTTTTGCGAAATTCTATACCTTTCCTCAGATATTCGGTCATTTCTATGATAAGAAAACCGCACTCTTGGCAGGGTTGATTTCTGCTGTCGGCTATACTGGTTTTACCAGTTCCCAGATACTGGCAGGTGCCAAATTAGCTTCCGGTACTTTTGTTGATTTAGACATGAACATGGCGCTCTGGATCATGGGTGCAGTAGCAGTGATTTATACCGTACTGGGAGGTATAAAAGCTGTGATCTATACAGACACAGTGCAATGGATCATCCTTATGTCGGGGTTAATTTTTATTGCCTTACCAGTTGCTTACACTGCTGTAGGAGGCTGGGAAGCAATTACAGCTACAGTGGCTCCTGAGATGCTGACCTTTACTAACATAAGATGGCAGGACTTGGTGAATTGGGGTGTCACTATCATCCCTATTTGGTTTGTCGCTATGACATTATACCAGCGTATATACGCCTCCCGGGATGAGAAAACTGCCCGAAAGGCATGGTTTCTTGCAGGATTATTTGAGTGGCCAATCATGGCATTTATGGGAGTGACTTTAGGCTTGCTCGCCAAAGTTGGGGCTGACCAGGGCATGTTTGATTATCTGGGAGCTGCGAATGTGTCAGCTACTGATCCCGAAACCGGCCTGCCTATGTTACTGAGAACAGTACTGCCGGTGGGTTTGATGGGACTGGTGATGTCAGCTTATTTTTCTGCCGTACTTTCTACTGCGGACAGTTGTCTTATGGCAGCCTCCGGAAATATAGTTTCTGATCTTCTGTGCCGTCTTCTACCCATCAATGAAGAGGGAAAATCATTCTTACTGATCTCGCAGGGAGTGACTTTTATTCTCGGCGTTTTAGCCGTAGGATTGGCCTGGAAAATGACCAATGTGCTCAACCTCATGCTTTATTCATATGCGTTCCTTGTATCTGGCTTGCTGATACCAGTATTAGGGGCATTGTTTTGGAACAGAGGTAACCCGACTGCGGCATTCTTTTCAATGTTGACAGGAGGATGTGTCACGGTAGGGCTCTCGCTGGTAGTTTCAGCTGAACAAATGCCTTTCGGGCTTGATGCCAACGTATTCGGAATATTCGCTGCATTACTAATCTTTGTGGTGCTCTCCTACGTTGTTCCTAGTAACCAAACTGAAAACAAATCTTTGAAATATTCATAA
- a CDS encoding GNAT family N-acetyltransferase yields the protein MEFKFITAIDRATILVKNEIAEFLYAHLDEFGDNILDIKKCLDYALSNYPHQGGFALLSKEGDQITGAVIMCQTGMEGYVPENLLVYIAVHRDHRGKGLGKQLMQKAIDMAKGNIALHVEPNNPAKFLYEKLGFTNKYLEMRLEKK from the coding sequence ATGGAATTTAAATTTATAACAGCCATAGACCGGGCGACAATATTGGTAAAAAATGAAATCGCTGAATTTTTGTATGCCCATTTAGATGAGTTTGGCGATAATATTCTTGACATAAAAAAATGCCTGGACTATGCCCTCAGCAATTACCCTCACCAAGGTGGCTTCGCACTTCTCTCCAAGGAAGGAGATCAGATCACCGGGGCGGTGATTATGTGTCAGACAGGTATGGAAGGCTATGTACCTGAAAACTTACTGGTATACATAGCCGTTCACCGTGACCATCGCGGCAAAGGCTTAGGTAAACAGCTTATGCAGAAAGCCATTGACATGGCAAAAGGAAATATTGCGCTGCATGTAGAGCCAAATAATCCTGCCAAATTCTTGTATGAGAAGCTGGGATTTACCAACAAGTATTTAGAAATGAGACTAGAGAAGAAATAA
- a CDS encoding alanine/ornithine racemase family PLP-dependent enzyme translates to MAYIKMNRESLRHNFHFLKDLFDSNELHWGVVSKLLCGNELFLKELINMGVREIHDSRISNLRKIKSINPEVQTVYIKPPAKEAVEDIISYADVSMNTEYFTLKLLSDEAVKQKKIHKVIIMIETGDLREGVMGDHLIDFYAQIFELPGIEIIGIGTNLNCLHGVMPSQDKLIQLSLYKQIIELKFNRKIPWISGGTSVTIPLIINKQIPKGVNHFRVGETLYFGVNLFEEKLIPGMKDDVFEFSAQIIEITEKPMLPIGELGANPQGDVMEVDSKLYGQTHYRAILDVGLLDLDPKYIIPIKDNFEVVGASSDMLVLDLKKNETKLKVGDMLRFRLKYMGALQLLNSDYIEKRIE, encoded by the coding sequence ATGGCCTATATAAAAATGAATAGAGAAAGTCTCAGGCATAATTTCCATTTCCTGAAAGACCTGTTTGATTCAAACGAATTGCACTGGGGAGTGGTATCTAAACTATTATGCGGAAATGAGCTCTTTCTTAAAGAACTGATCAATATGGGAGTAAGAGAAATTCATGATTCCCGCATCAGTAACCTAAGAAAAATTAAATCCATCAACCCAGAGGTACAGACAGTATATATCAAGCCTCCGGCCAAAGAAGCGGTAGAAGATATCATCAGTTATGCTGATGTGAGCATGAACACTGAATATTTTACGCTGAAGCTGCTTTCTGACGAAGCGGTTAAGCAAAAAAAGATTCACAAGGTGATCATTATGATAGAGACAGGGGATCTGAGGGAAGGCGTAATGGGTGATCATCTGATAGATTTTTATGCCCAAATTTTTGAATTGCCCGGCATTGAAATTATTGGAATCGGAACCAATCTGAATTGTCTGCATGGAGTGATGCCTTCACAGGACAAGCTCATTCAGTTAAGCTTGTACAAGCAAATCATTGAACTCAAATTCAACCGAAAAATTCCCTGGATTTCCGGAGGTACTTCGGTGACCATTCCTTTGATTATCAATAAGCAGATTCCAAAAGGTGTTAATCATTTTCGGGTAGGAGAGACTTTATATTTTGGAGTTAATCTCTTTGAAGAGAAGCTCATACCCGGTATGAAAGATGATGTGTTTGAGTTTAGCGCGCAAATCATTGAAATCACTGAAAAGCCCATGTTGCCCATAGGTGAACTGGGGGCAAATCCCCAGGGTGATGTCATGGAAGTTGATTCTAAACTTTATGGACAGACCCATTACCGTGCTATTTTAGATGTGGGCCTGCTGGATCTGGATCCCAAATATATCATTCCGATAAAAGACAACTTTGAAGTGGTAGGTGCCAGTTCTGATATGCTGGTACTGGACTTGAAAAAAAATGAAACGAAGCTTAAAGTTGGGGATATGCTGCGCTTCCGTCTGAAATACATGGGGGCATTGCAGCTTTTAAACTCAGATTACATTGAAAAACGTATAGAATAA